Proteins encoded within one genomic window of Streptomyces sp. NBC_01314:
- a CDS encoding ABC transporter ATP-binding protein, translating to MATTTTPSTAVPATTAPPVIDIREVSRAYGGEGPPALDGVSLRVRAGEAVSVIGPSGSGKSTLLNLIAGLDRPSSGSVTVDGVRVDRLGEAGSARYRRAKVGMVFQFFNLLDDLTVADNVLLPAQLAGLPKAEARRRAAGLLEYLRIDRHADAYPGRLSGGERQRVAVARALMNRPALLLADEPTGALDTASGDDVRALLTELNADGQTIVLVTHDLRLAESCAGRTVELVDGRVVRDTVREYGGRAGTGHAVPATSSTSSSPDPSSTSSTSSTLGRSGATGVER from the coding sequence GTGGCCACGACCACGACCCCGTCCACCGCCGTGCCCGCCACCACCGCCCCACCCGTCATCGACATCCGTGAGGTGAGCAGGGCGTACGGCGGCGAAGGGCCGCCGGCGCTCGACGGGGTCTCGCTGCGGGTGCGGGCCGGGGAGGCGGTGAGCGTCATCGGGCCGTCGGGGAGCGGCAAGTCGACGTTGCTCAATCTGATCGCCGGGCTGGACCGGCCGAGTTCGGGGAGCGTCACCGTCGACGGGGTACGGGTGGACCGGCTGGGCGAGGCCGGGTCCGCGCGGTACCGGCGGGCCAAGGTCGGCATGGTCTTCCAGTTCTTCAACCTGCTGGACGACCTGACCGTCGCCGACAACGTGCTGCTGCCCGCCCAGCTGGCCGGCCTGCCCAAGGCCGAGGCGCGTCGGCGTGCCGCGGGCCTGCTGGAGTACCTCCGCATCGACCGGCACGCCGACGCGTATCCCGGCCGGCTGTCCGGCGGCGAACGGCAACGGGTCGCCGTGGCCCGCGCGTTGATGAACCGCCCGGCCCTCCTGCTCGCCGACGAGCCCACGGGCGCGCTCGACACCGCGTCCGGCGACGACGTCCGGGCCCTGCTCACCGAACTCAACGCGGACGGCCAGACGATCGTCCTCGTCACCCACGACCTGCGCCTCGCCGAATCCTGCGCCGGCCGGACGGTGGAGCTGGTCGACGGGCGGGTCGTGCGCGACACGGTTCGGGAGTACGGCGGACGGGCCGGCACCGGACACGCTGTTCCGGCCACCTCAAGCACCTCAAGCAGCCCGGACCCGTCGAGCACCTCAAGCACCTCAAGCACCTTGGGCCGCTCGGGTGCGACGGGGGTGGAGCGTTGA
- a CDS encoding response regulator — translation MTAAGHPHATSPAGADRPRVVIADDQALVRTGFGMILSADGIDVVAEAADGDQAVEAVHRTRPDLVLMDIRMPGTDGLEATRRILSGTFPDPPRVVMLTTFDLDRYVYAALTAGASGFLLKDVTPEHLVAAVHLARTGDALLSPAITRRLIERFVTPTPETPALHRDLAPLTPRELQVLRSLATGLSNTELAAHFRLSEATVKTHVARILAKLRLRDRAQAVVVAYETGLVVPGTAAGRPAPEG, via the coding sequence ATGACGGCGGCCGGCCACCCCCACGCCACGAGCCCCGCAGGTGCCGATCGCCCCCGGGTCGTCATCGCCGACGACCAGGCCCTCGTCCGCACCGGCTTCGGCATGATCCTCTCCGCCGACGGCATCGACGTGGTCGCCGAGGCGGCCGACGGCGACCAGGCCGTCGAAGCGGTCCACCGCACGCGCCCCGATCTCGTCCTGATGGACATCCGCATGCCGGGCACGGACGGTCTGGAGGCCACCCGCCGCATCCTTTCCGGTACGTTCCCCGACCCGCCCCGCGTCGTCATGCTGACCACGTTCGACCTGGACCGTTACGTCTACGCCGCCCTCACCGCCGGCGCCAGCGGCTTCCTCCTCAAGGACGTCACCCCCGAACACCTGGTGGCCGCCGTCCACCTGGCCCGCACCGGCGACGCCCTCCTCTCCCCCGCCATCACCCGCCGCCTGATCGAACGCTTCGTCACACCCACCCCCGAGACCCCCGCCCTCCACCGCGACCTGGCCCCGCTCACCCCTCGCGAACTGCAGGTCCTCCGGTCCCTCGCCACCGGCCTCAGCAACACCGAACTGGCCGCCCACTTCCGCCTCAGCGAGGCCACCGTCAAGACCCATGTCGCCCGCATCCTCGCCAAACTCCGCCTCCGCGACCGCGCGCAGGCCGTGGTGGTGGCGTACGAGACGGGCCTCGTCGTGCCGGGAACGGCAGCCGGCCGCCCGGCCCCGGAGGGATAG